CATGGTGAACATCATTCGGGTCGGGATACAAGATATCGGTGGGTTGATACTCTCTGATAATAGCCGTCAGATTTTTTACCACATTCGTTCCGCAATATGGGGCTTGCTTTTCGTATGCAAAAGGGTAAGGAGCATGTGTGCAGCCGTTTAACGCTTTATGCAGATGAGAATACTCCCAATTGTTTTGCCACAGGCCATTTACGCCGCCATCCGGATAGCCCAGGAAGATCATGTCGGCAGGCGCAACCCCGAGCGCTTCCAAACCATGAACGGATTCATCATGGCGAACATAACCAAGTTTGCGGAAGTCGCTTGGTTTTGGGGCAGCGATATGAAATTGTTCCCGCACAGCTTTTCGATATCCGTCTCCGGTTGTCATGATTACCACTTTTACCTGCTTGTGATGTTCCAATTGTTTGAGGATGGCCCCCGCGCCTCCTAATGTTTCATCATCCGGATGTGGCGCGATTACCAGCAAACGGTCGCCAAACGTTTGATTGGATACGGGTGGTTCACGGCTCGGTTGAGCGTGAAACCAGTCGGGAAAGCGAAGATAAAATGCCAATAAGAAACAAAAGGCAAGTATGGCAACAATCAGGACCGCACGTTTCCAGCTACGCTTCAACATGTCTCACCAAGATCTCAGCGCCTTTTTCGCACGGCTTGTTCCCAACGGCGCAAGTTTGGATACGGGTCAAATGCCCACTCATGCTTGCCGGTATCTTTATACATGCCAAAATGAAGATGTGGCGGGAATTTGCCGGACGTGCCAATTTTTCCGTATCCGGAACTGCCTACATAGCCGATAACTTCTCCAGGTTTAACCACCGTTCCTTGTTTGATCCCTTTCGCATACCCCGATAAATGCGCATAATAAAAGTACAAATTGTCGACTGTACGTATGCCCACACGCCAGCCGCCGTATTTGTTCCATCCTAAGGATTCGATATATCCATACGTAACAGATAGTACAGGTGTGCCATAAGGGGCGAAAATATCGGTTCCTTCGTGAATTCTGCGTCCCCCCCAAGAACGTCCGTCCCCCCAGGTATCCTTATATGAATAATCCCGTTTTACCGGAATCGGAAATACGAAAGATTGTAAAGATGTCGAGTTGCTATGTTTGAATATTTCCCGATATTCTTCGATGCGCGTGACTATGTTCGGATCCTCATAAAATTGCAATAACGTATGCTCAAGCTTTTTTTCAGAAGTGCCGTTTTTAGCCAAATAGGAAAAAAAGGACTGGGTGACATCGTTGCGAGACGTACGGAGAGCTTGTCCGTCACCGTCGGCATCTTGGCCGATACCGCCAAATACCCGTATGATGCCGGGATTTGTCTCATCCGAATGTGGATTTAACAAACCGCTCCACCAACGATCCGGAATATAAATATGTGTTTGTTGGTCAGAATTGTTTTTTTTGTGAATATTAAATTCATACTGATGGATCGCTGCGATATCATACCAGTTCAGCCCCGTTTGCTTCGACAATTGTTCAATCCACGCTGGAATGGGGGCTGTTGGACCAGGAACTGCGACATTCGCTGAAACAGATGTTGCACAGAATCCGGTTGACTGTAAATTGATCATTGCGGGAAGTGTTAAAAACAGCAAACGTAGCGTCTTTGTTGTTTTCCAGTTCCGCATGTCCATTCCCCCTTGAACACGTTTAAAATTGATTCGGAACTTGGCGAAGCCAAGTTTTCTTTATTGCGTATCAGGATGTATACTAGTAATAATGATTTTGAGTGACTGTATTCAATTTTCAAACAATTGTGATGGTTGCCGAAAAGGAGGTCTGATCGATGAACCAGCCACAACAAGTCAGCGGCACAATCATCGGCAATCCTGTCCCTTTTAAGGATGTAGAGAATGATAAATCTTCCTACGTGGTTCGGATGATGCTAGATGAACCGTTCGTTTTTGATAAACACCCAATTTTAGATGTTTTCGTCCATATTCCCGGAAAGGAGACAGATTTGCATGTAGGCACCCGGATTCGGGTCAGCGGCGAATTGACAACACAGCATGTGATCACACGTTCAGGCAAATCTGGCAGACGAGGAATTGTGCATATTCGTCCACTTCTTTTGGAGCGATTATAAAATCGGGCAAACAAGTTGTTCGTGTAGCTGCATTTGAACAAATGGCTCATGCGTTTAGGGATTAGTATGGCATTCGTTGCAAATCATATGCACGGATCGTATTTGGAAAGACGTAAATAAAGTGTCACCAAATGTGCAAAAACCGCATATGTTTGATATCAGTGTCTACTCTGTATATGCGGATATGTACAGCAAGGGATTGAATTGGATGGATTGCGTATTTGCTATCACCTGGAAATCAACATACCTGGAAATCAACTATTGAAAAATAAACACGAAGGAATTATACTAACTTTTGGAATTGTATGGAGCAGTACACATGCAAAGGAACCAGCATTCACTTAAAGGGTTAGGACCTCATAGGACTAACTTTCCCCCGTGGTGGATGGCGCAGGTCCCGCATGCTTGAAAGAGCATGAATATTTTTCAAAGGGGGATCTTTACATGAATACCATGGGGCGTCATGTCATTGCTGAATTATGGGAATGCGATATTGAAATACTGGATGATTTGCAAAAAATCGAAAGAATTATGGTGAATGCGGCTCTCGAAGCGGGCGCGGAAGTAAGGGAAGTCGCTTTCCACAAATTTGCCCCCCATGGAGTGAGCGGTGTTGTTATTATTTCCGAATCCCATTTGACAATCCACAGTTTTCCGGAACATGGGTATGCAAGTATCGATGTTTACACTTGCGGCCAACGAATTGATCCAAAGGTTGCATGTGATTATATAACGATGCAATTAGGCTCAAAACGGCGCGAATCGATTGAAGTGCCGAGAGGTCTGGGGAAAATCGATGTATCTGAGCAAAAACTGGAAATATTATAAAGCCAAATATCAAGGAAATGAGTTGCAATTATTTAGAAACGCCGATATAATTAAGCATTGTTGAAGCTTTTGCAGACTATATGGAGCAATGGATTCCGGGCTCGGTAGCTCAGTCGGTAGAGCAGAGGACTGAAAATCCTCGTGTCGGCGGTTCGATTCCGTCCCGAGCCACCATTTAAGCGGCGCCATAGCCAAGTGGTAAGGCAGAGGTCTGCAAAACCTGTACTCCCCAGTTCGAATCTGGGTGGCGCCTCCAGTTTTTTGTCTATTGACAATTCAGTTGGAAATTTGTTATAGTATTCTTTGAATTTAATGCAAGAAGAAGCTTGGGCTTCTCACCCGCGCGACGTCGAATGACTGTTTTCGGGTTATCTGAATTGACTAGTTATAGTTGCTAGTAGTGAGATAACGTTTGATATGCGGGTACATATGTGCCCGTTTTTTATTTTCCATTTTTTATTTATCTGGAGGTGACAGGCTATTAGCAAAGACGATGTTCAGATTAATGAAGCGATTCGTGCTCGTGAAGTTCGATTGATTGACGTGAACGGGGATCAGTTGGGAATTGTTGCGTTTCGTGAAGCTTTGCGCATTGCCAGTGAAAAAAATCTGGATCTGGTGAATGTCGCTCCGACCGCAAAACCACCCGTGTGCCGGATTATGGATTACGGGAAGTTTAAGTATGAGCAAAGCAAGCGTGAAAAAGAGTCACGGAAAAATCAAAAAGTGATATCCATTAAAGAAATACGGATGACGCCGAATATCGAAGAACACGATTTTGAAACGAAACTGCGGAATGTCATGAAGTTTTTAGAAGCGGGTGACAAAGTGAAGATCGCTGTCCGTTTCCGTGGCCGGGAGATTACCCATACGGCAATCGGGCAAAGCGTATTGGAGCGTATGGCGAAAGCTGTTGAAGAGATCAGTATGGTGGAACGTTCGCCAAAGCTGGAAGGCCGCCAAATGATTATGATTTTGTCACCGAAACAAAGCTAGTTAGACTTGAAACGGAGGATACTTCGATGCCAAAAATGAAAACACATCGCGGAGCTGCTAAACGGTTTAAGAAAACGGGTTCCGGTAAAATCAAACGCAGTCATGCGTTCACAAGTCACTTGTTCGCCAACAAATCCCAAAAGCGCAAGCGCAAATTGCGCCATGCAGGTCTTGTTTCCAAAGGCGACCAAAAACGTATTGCACAAATCATTACGTATCTATAGGCAGCCAGACATACTTTAGTTATTGATTTTGAGGAGGTTTTCATATGCCAAGAGTGAAAGGTGGCACGGTTACCCGTCGCCGTCATAAGAAAATTTTAAAATTAGCCCGCGGGTATCGCGGTTCCAAACATCGTTTATTCCGTACTGCCAACCAGCAGGTCATGAAGTCCTTAATGTATGCATACCGTGACCGTCGAACCAAAAAACGTGAATTCCGCAAATTGTGGATCGCACGGATCAATGCGGCTGCTCGCAACAACGGTTTGTCATACAGCAAATTAATGCATGGATTAAAAGTTGCGGGTATTGAAGTAAACCGCAAGATGCTTGCCGATCT
Above is a window of Fodinisporobacter ferrooxydans DNA encoding:
- the infC gene encoding translation initiation factor IF-3, translating into MSKDDVQINEAIRAREVRLIDVNGDQLGIVAFREALRIASEKNLDLVNVAPTAKPPVCRIMDYGKFKYEQSKREKESRKNQKVISIKEIRMTPNIEEHDFETKLRNVMKFLEAGDKVKIAVRFRGREITHTAIGQSVLERMAKAVEEISMVERSPKLEGRQMIMILSPKQS
- a CDS encoding M23 family metallopeptidase, which gives rise to MRNWKTTKTLRLLFLTLPAMINLQSTGFCATSVSANVAVPGPTAPIPAWIEQLSKQTGLNWYDIAAIHQYEFNIHKKNNSDQQTHIYIPDRWWSGLLNPHSDETNPGIIRVFGGIGQDADGDGQALRTSRNDVTQSFFSYLAKNGTSEKKLEHTLLQFYEDPNIVTRIEEYREIFKHSNSTSLQSFVFPIPVKRDYSYKDTWGDGRSWGGRRIHEGTDIFAPYGTPVLSVTYGYIESLGWNKYGGWRVGIRTVDNLYFYYAHLSGYAKGIKQGTVVKPGEVIGYVGSSGYGKIGTSGKFPPHLHFGMYKDTGKHEWAFDPYPNLRRWEQAVRKRR
- the rplT gene encoding 50S ribosomal protein L20 — encoded protein: MPRVKGGTVTRRRHKKILKLARGYRGSKHRLFRTANQQVMKSLMYAYRDRRTKKREFRKLWIARINAAARNNGLSYSKLMHGLKVAGIEVNRKMLADLAVNDGKAFSELASLAKTKLNA
- the speD gene encoding adenosylmethionine decarboxylase: MNTMGRHVIAELWECDIEILDDLQKIERIMVNAALEAGAEVREVAFHKFAPHGVSGVVIISESHLTIHSFPEHGYASIDVYTCGQRIDPKVACDYITMQLGSKRRESIEVPRGLGKIDVSEQKLEIL
- the rpmI gene encoding 50S ribosomal protein L35, coding for MPKMKTHRGAAKRFKKTGSGKIKRSHAFTSHLFANKSQKRKRKLRHAGLVSKGDQKRIAQIITYL